The Carassius gibelio isolate Cgi1373 ecotype wild population from Czech Republic chromosome B14, carGib1.2-hapl.c, whole genome shotgun sequence genome has a segment encoding these proteins:
- the LOC127971503 gene encoding uncharacterized protein LOC127971503 isoform X3 has product MMLIFGPMLMLVQTAACLDQLCTIDQRYSFKQCYAALGHKLSLQMNLNPSYTDLYLYKTLNDGSRLDVFSITDNKEHKYESIRNRSEFFFDNMTLTINNVIRADSGNYTTDVIDIDMIISSDLQVIVEAPIGSLEVSIICSSNQTSVFCSSEGDQLLYSWTLNGDPLMDGNSSIDLDEGTDGDISCSVKNHVSHAQKTIRLKPCPVSLVFVVVWCLQLMVLFGLLGAFHIYMRHTSGKKQEDQKVRMRRFREGHEHTAED; this is encoded by the exons ATGATGCTCATCTTTGGACCGATGCTGATGCTGGTGCAAACTGCTGCAT GTCTGGATCAGCTCTGCACAATTGATCAACGATATTCATTCAAACAATGTTACGCAGCTCTGGGACACAAACTCAGTCTGCAGATGAACCTGAACCCTTCATATACTGACCTTTATTTGTATAAGACATTAAATGATGGCAGTAGACTGGATGTTTTTAGCATAACTGACAATAAAGAGCATAAATATGAATCCATCAGAAACAGATCTGAGTTCTTCTTTGATAATATGACTCTGACCATAAATAATGTGATAAGAGCAGATTCAGGAAATTACACAACAGATGTCATTGATATAGATATGATAATAAGCAGTGATCTTCAAGTGATTGTTGAAG CTCCTATTGGCTCATTGGAAGTGTCAATCATCTGCTCCTCCAATCAGACTTCAGTGTTCTGCTCCTCTGAGGGGGATCAGCTCCTCTACAGCTGGACTCTGAATGGAGATCCACTGATGGATGGAAACAGCAGCATTGATCTGGATGAAGGAACTGATGGAGACATCAGCTGCAGCGTGAAGAACCACGTCAGTCACGCACAGAAGACCATTAGACTCAAACCCTGTCCTG TGTCTCTGGTGTTTGTTGTGGTCTGGTGTCTTCAGCTGATGGTTCTGTTCGGTCTGTTAGGAGCTTTTCACATCTACATGAGACACACGTCAG GAAAGAAACAGGAAGATCAGAAAGTGAGGATGAGAAGATTTAGAGAAGGACATGAACACACAGCAGAAGATtga
- the LOC127971503 gene encoding uncharacterized protein LOC127971503 isoform X1, with translation MMLIFGPMLMLVQTAACLDQLCTIDQRYSFKQCYAALGHKLSLQMNLNPSYTDLYLYKTLNDGSRLDVFSITDNKEHKYESIRNRSEFFFDNMTLTINNVIRADSGNYTTDVIDIDMIISSDLQVIVEAPIGSLEVSIICSSNQTSVFCSSEGDQLLYSWTLNGDPLMDGNSSIDLDEGTDGDISCSVKNHVSHAQKTIRLKPCPESTPAAVTSSVTSAVTSSTQTSECVCSVSLVFVVVWCLQLMVLFGLLGAFHIYMRHTSGKKQEDQKVRMRRFREGHEHTAED, from the exons ATGATGCTCATCTTTGGACCGATGCTGATGCTGGTGCAAACTGCTGCAT GTCTGGATCAGCTCTGCACAATTGATCAACGATATTCATTCAAACAATGTTACGCAGCTCTGGGACACAAACTCAGTCTGCAGATGAACCTGAACCCTTCATATACTGACCTTTATTTGTATAAGACATTAAATGATGGCAGTAGACTGGATGTTTTTAGCATAACTGACAATAAAGAGCATAAATATGAATCCATCAGAAACAGATCTGAGTTCTTCTTTGATAATATGACTCTGACCATAAATAATGTGATAAGAGCAGATTCAGGAAATTACACAACAGATGTCATTGATATAGATATGATAATAAGCAGTGATCTTCAAGTGATTGTTGAAG CTCCTATTGGCTCATTGGAAGTGTCAATCATCTGCTCCTCCAATCAGACTTCAGTGTTCTGCTCCTCTGAGGGGGATCAGCTCCTCTACAGCTGGACTCTGAATGGAGATCCACTGATGGATGGAAACAGCAGCATTGATCTGGATGAAGGAACTGATGGAGACATCAGCTGCAGCGTGAAGAACCACGTCAGTCACGCACAGAAGACCATTAGACTCAAACCCTGTCCTG aatCAACTCCTGCAGCTGTGACCTCTAGTGTGACCTCTGCCGTGACCAGCAGCACACAGACATCTGAATGTG TGTGTTCAGTGTCTCTGGTGTTTGTTGTGGTCTGGTGTCTTCAGCTGATGGTTCTGTTCGGTCTGTTAGGAGCTTTTCACATCTACATGAGACACACGTCAG GAAAGAAACAGGAAGATCAGAAAGTGAGGATGAGAAGATTTAGAGAAGGACATGAACACACAGCAGAAGATtga
- the LOC127971503 gene encoding uncharacterized protein LOC127971503 isoform X2, whose protein sequence is MMLIFGPMLMLVQTAACLDQLCTIDQRYSFKQCYAALGHKLSLQMNLNPSYTDLYLYKTLNDGSRLDVFSITDNKEHKYESIRNRSEFFFDNMTLTINNVIRADSGNYTTDVIDIDMIISSDLQVIVEAPIGSLEVSIICSSNQTSVFCSSEGDQLLYSWTLNGDPLMDGNSSIDLDEGTDGDISCSVKNHVSHAQKTIRLKPCPVCSVSLVFVVVWCLQLMVLFGLLGAFHIYMRHTSGKKQEDQKVRMRRFREGHEHTAED, encoded by the exons ATGATGCTCATCTTTGGACCGATGCTGATGCTGGTGCAAACTGCTGCAT GTCTGGATCAGCTCTGCACAATTGATCAACGATATTCATTCAAACAATGTTACGCAGCTCTGGGACACAAACTCAGTCTGCAGATGAACCTGAACCCTTCATATACTGACCTTTATTTGTATAAGACATTAAATGATGGCAGTAGACTGGATGTTTTTAGCATAACTGACAATAAAGAGCATAAATATGAATCCATCAGAAACAGATCTGAGTTCTTCTTTGATAATATGACTCTGACCATAAATAATGTGATAAGAGCAGATTCAGGAAATTACACAACAGATGTCATTGATATAGATATGATAATAAGCAGTGATCTTCAAGTGATTGTTGAAG CTCCTATTGGCTCATTGGAAGTGTCAATCATCTGCTCCTCCAATCAGACTTCAGTGTTCTGCTCCTCTGAGGGGGATCAGCTCCTCTACAGCTGGACTCTGAATGGAGATCCACTGATGGATGGAAACAGCAGCATTGATCTGGATGAAGGAACTGATGGAGACATCAGCTGCAGCGTGAAGAACCACGTCAGTCACGCACAGAAGACCATTAGACTCAAACCCTGTCCTG TGTGTTCAGTGTCTCTGGTGTTTGTTGTGGTCTGGTGTCTTCAGCTGATGGTTCTGTTCGGTCTGTTAGGAGCTTTTCACATCTACATGAGACACACGTCAG GAAAGAAACAGGAAGATCAGAAAGTGAGGATGAGAAGATTTAGAGAAGGACATGAACACACAGCAGAAGATtga
- the LOC127971503 gene encoding uncharacterized protein LOC127971503 isoform X4 codes for MMLIFGPMLMLVQTAACLDQLCTIDQRYSFKQCYAALGHKLSLQMNLNPSYTDLYLYKTLNDGSRLDVFSITDNKEHKYESIRNRSEFFFDNMTLTINNVIRADSGNYTTDVIDIDMIISSDLQVIVEAPIGSLEVSIICSSNQTSVFCSSEGDQLLYSWTLNGDPLMDGNSSIDLDEGTDGDISCSVKNHVSHAQKTIRLKPCPADGSVRSVRSFSHLHETHVRKETGRSESEDEKI; via the exons ATGATGCTCATCTTTGGACCGATGCTGATGCTGGTGCAAACTGCTGCAT GTCTGGATCAGCTCTGCACAATTGATCAACGATATTCATTCAAACAATGTTACGCAGCTCTGGGACACAAACTCAGTCTGCAGATGAACCTGAACCCTTCATATACTGACCTTTATTTGTATAAGACATTAAATGATGGCAGTAGACTGGATGTTTTTAGCATAACTGACAATAAAGAGCATAAATATGAATCCATCAGAAACAGATCTGAGTTCTTCTTTGATAATATGACTCTGACCATAAATAATGTGATAAGAGCAGATTCAGGAAATTACACAACAGATGTCATTGATATAGATATGATAATAAGCAGTGATCTTCAAGTGATTGTTGAAG CTCCTATTGGCTCATTGGAAGTGTCAATCATCTGCTCCTCCAATCAGACTTCAGTGTTCTGCTCCTCTGAGGGGGATCAGCTCCTCTACAGCTGGACTCTGAATGGAGATCCACTGATGGATGGAAACAGCAGCATTGATCTGGATGAAGGAACTGATGGAGACATCAGCTGCAGCGTGAAGAACCACGTCAGTCACGCACAGAAGACCATTAGACTCAAACCCTGTCCTG CTGATGGTTCTGTTCGGTCTGTTAGGAGCTTTTCACATCTACATGAGACACACGTCAG GAAAGAAACAGGAAGATCAGAAAGTGAGGATGAGAAGATTTAG